One part of the Sander vitreus isolate 19-12246 chromosome 10, sanVit1, whole genome shotgun sequence genome encodes these proteins:
- the kdm3b gene encoding lysine-specific demethylase 3B isoform X1: protein MGDSLELIGKRLLLLLEDGRSANGSEPEQAAWARDWLRGTVRAVSVIGLAASEVSGGEATTTTTTAAAAGLTVFVEFDNVLQRCSWVQVYDEGVKAVLVEDSIAWANQSDGTGTAGAPASATAWPALVFRSLVDRVGLGSLVPVEYFGNKNFEFLPDKKTVQRFEVDKDIRHPLLLEQPSLQAAISSWRTDFELQEIFRKGSYTIQGRRVRVYQPEFEECWATGLVSQHDPISHIMEITLDKGEENQMVDPRVIHVMLTEEELGKNGRRRKDSETMKGDSGRRRRTASEGEDDLNLKRFKGAGDTEADGQNCGDSNKTPVEGMGIWSGDSGERVSSTTKNGSSSEGTFPQGRVSSPNTTSSLQMDQLNATPPRYPAHVKENGRSLSTQGAADSTSAITHTPTPPPLKPAPSPFSPTSFPSLGQMPSLVPGAPAPKASPSPQPDREEASQSAYSKTAALVSPGPVTISWTHDSGPSVALSASVGFSPKAPTWGSHTEGSKTASGFRLPQTVPPASVFGEVTSQTNGAPTTTTTTTTTSQDTPRPFGFGFGGAKNETQFQPDQNLFFQCMTQNSGSSPSLAACHTQSKDTNYFTAVSESLTKEPLSLFKPATSTEGLKKPEQPKVPETHSTGNGVLNKSSSAFQGMGGSAAGRGSGLSIGGLAAASGAQNTSKKSSNNGTSVGGLGLQSGFNTSDSHQNLFLQASKEPANPFLAYGDKTSHTSFAGLTGAEPQTLGPASDCKPNLFTMAEPPKGILSSPFPALSATASPSSSSSPGPTSSQRSQSEETVTKEEQDVGEMPTSTSGCPMFGSTEPGGMEEVPVSFDRSQSQKFTLEERGQSSKRDSDSSSNSDLSDLSENEEGPEKGQIPGGTPHPAKDGAMLQKTKVQVAAKGRPRNKPFKVGQSVLKDQSKVRRLKQSGESFLQDGSCINVAPHLHKCRECRLERYRKYRATDEDSDDDDDPNVACRFFHFRRLAFTRKGILRVEGFLSPQQSDSMAMGLWLPAPAVQEGLDLDTSKYILANVGDQFCQLVMSEKEAMMMVEPHQKVAWKRAVRGVREMCDVCETTLFNIHWVCRKCGFGVCLDCYRLRRNRPREDVDEGPEDEVFSWLKCAKGQPHEPQNLMPTQIIPGTALYNIGDMVHSARGKWGIKANCPCTSRHTKPLVRPSAPNGISQQSTTSSSGVLAAAASGIGTTPKSEGEISSIKTETTQTAAPSDSGGGESVGSTSNSTSSTSSPCNLTQSSAKEPRSSGEGNSSALHWLADLATQKAKDDTKESGSLRSMMSRDSRPPFGLDSLSALSKPSASSPKLFNSLLLGSSMAQSKPEGSSLRDLLNSGPGKLPQGPGESGVPFPSVFTSAGSDKLKSSLPNFLDHIIASVVETKKAEGRRTGASESGELGVLGGRKDGVMGLSVLEPHTSHSWLCDGRLLCLQDPSNSNNWKIFRECWKQGQPVLVSGIHKRLKGDLWRPDAFSREFGDQDVDLVNCRNCAIISDVKVRDFWDGFEIISKRLQDNEGQPMVLKLKDWPPGEDFRDMMPTRFDDLMDNLPLPEYTKRDGRLNLAARLPNFFVRPDLGPKMYNAYGLTSSEDRKVGTTNLHLDVSDAVNVMVYVGIPQVEGDPEEEADIDGQKEVMTTIEEGDVDEMTKRRVYEAKEKPGALWHIYAAKDAEKIRELLRKVGEEQGQENPPDHDPIHDQSWYLDQVLRRRLYEEYGVQGWAIVQFLGDAVFIPAGAPHQVHNLYSCIKVAEDFVSPEHVKHCFRLTQEFRHLSTTHTNHEDKLQVKNIIYHAVKDAVGTLKAHEPKLARP, encoded by the exons GTCTTCCGCTCCCTGGTGGACAGAGTGGGTTTAGGATCATTGGTTCCTGTTGAGTATTTTGGAAACAAGAATTTTGAGTTCCTGCCTGATAAGAAAACTGTCCAGAGATTTgag GTTGATAAAGACATAAGACACCCTTTGCTGTTGGAGCAGCCCTCCCTGCAGGCTGCCATCTCCAGCTGGCGTACTGACTTTGAACTGCAGGAGATCTTCAGGAAGG GTTCATACACTATTCAAGGACGCAGGGTTCGGGTGTACCAGCCGGAGTTTGAGGAGTGCTGGGCTACAGGACTGGTCTCACAGCACGATCCTATCTCGCACATAATGGAGATTACCTTAGATAAG GGAGAAGAAAACCAGATGGTAGATCCTCGTGTGATACATGTCAtgctgacagaggaggag CTGGGTAAGAATGGGCGGCGAAGGAAGGACAGTGAAACAATGAAGGGTGACAGTGGACGCAGACGTAGGACTGCCTCCGAAGGTGAGGATGACTTGAACTTGAAACGTTTTAAAGGAGCAGGAGATACGGAAGCTGATGGGCAAAACTGTGGCGATTCCAACAAAACTCCAGTGGAAGGGATGGGGATCTGGAGTGGAGACTCAGGAGAGAGAGTCAGCAGCACAACCAAAAACGGAAGCTCTTCAGAAGGAACCTTTCCTCAGGGCAGAGTGTCGTCCCCCAACACCACTTCCTCACTCCAGATGGACCAATTGAACGCTACTCCTCCTCGTTATCCCGCCCACGTCAAAGAAAATGGTCGCTCACTCTCCACACAAGGGGCAGCGGACTCCACCTCTGCCATTACTCACACAcccacccctcctcccctcAAACCAGCCCCCTCTCCCTTCTCCCCCACATCTTTCCCCTCACTAGGCCAGATGCCTAGCCTGGTCCCTGGAGCTCCAGCCCCCAAGGCCTCCCCATCCCCCCAGCCAGATCGAGAAGAGGCCTCCCAATCAGCTTATTCCAAAACAGCTGCTCTTGTTTCCCCGGGGCCTGTCACAATTTCCTGGACGCATGACAGCGGCCCTAGTGTGGCCCTTTCTGCTTCTGTGGGTTTTAGTCCTAAAGCCCCCACCTGGGGAAGCCACACTGAG GGCTCTAAAACGGCATCAGGTTTTCGTTTGCCCCAGACCGTGCCCCCTGCTTCTGTATTTGGAGAGGTTACTTCTCAGACCAATGGAGctcctactactactactacaacaacaacaacctcccAGGACACTCCCAGGCCCTTTGGCTTTGGCTTTGGTGGAGCAAAGAATGAGACTCAATTCCAGCCAGACCAAAACTTGTTTTTTCAGTGCATGACCCAGAATTCTGGGTCCAGCCCAAGCCTAGCTGCTTGTCATACCCAGTCCAAGGACACCAATTACTTCACCGCAGTGTCTGAGAGCCTGACTAAAGAGCCCCTAAGCCTTTTCAAGCCTGCAACCTCCACTGAAGGGCTGAAAAAGCCCGAGCAGCCCAAAGTGCCTGAGACCCATTCAACGGGAAATGGTGTGCTCAACAAATCGTCATCGGCCTTCCAGGGCATGGGTGGCTCTGCAGCAGGAAGAGGCTCTGGTCTAAGTATTGGTGGTCTGGCTGCAGCCTCTGGAGCTCAAAATACTTCTAAGAAGAGCAGTAATAATGGGACTTCTGTGGGGGGCTTAGGGCTGCAATCTGGATTTAATACTTCAGATAGCCACCAGAACCTTTTTCTGCAGGCCTCCAAAGAGCCCGCTAATCCATTTTTGGCATATGGGGACAAAACCTCCCACACCTCCTTTGCTGGCCTCACAGGGGCTGAGCCGCAGACTCTTGGTCCTGCCTCGGACTGCAAGCCAAACCTGTTCACTATGGCAGAGCCACCTAAGGGGATTCTGTCTTCCCCTTTCCCAGCCCTCTCAGCAACTGCTTCACCcagctcttcctcctctccaggACCAACTTCATCACAGAGGTCACAAAGTGAAGAGACTGTGACAAAGGAGGAGCAAGATGTTGGGGAGATGCCTACATCCACCTCAGGCTGCCCAATGTTTGGAAGCACTGAACCTGGTGGAATGGAGGAAGTCCCTGTGTCCTTTGACCGGAGCCAGTCTCAGAAGTTTACCCTGGAGGAAAGAGGCCAATCGTCCAAACGTGACTCTGACTCCAGCAGCAACAGTGACCTGTCAGACCTGAGTGAGAATGAGGAGGGCCCAGAGAAAGGCCAAATCCCAGGAGGAACACCACACCCTGCCAAGGATGGGGCCATGTTGCAGAAAACTAAAGTCCAAGTGGCTGCTAAGGGCCGTCCACGTAACAAGCCTTTCAAAG TGGGCCAGTCTGTACTAAAAGACCAGAGCAAAGTGCGTCGTCTAAAGCAGTCTGGTGAGTCTTTTCTCCAGGATGGCTCCTGCATCAATGTGGCCCCTCACTTACACAAATGCCGCGAGTGCCGTCTGGAGCGCTACCGTAAATATCGTGCTACAGACGAAGACAGTGATGATGACGACGACCCAAATGTGGCCTGTCGGTTCTTTCACTTCAGAAG ATTGGCTTTCACTCGCAAAGGTATACTGCGCGTGGAAGGCTTCCTGAGTCCTCAGCAGAGCGATTCCATGGCCATGGGTCTGTGGCTACCTGCACCAGCTGTCCAAGAGGGCCTTGACCTTGATACATCCAAGTACATCCTGGCCAATGTTGGAGACCAGTTCTGTCAGTTGGTCATGTCTGAGAAGGAGGCCATGATGATGGTGGAGCCTCACC AGAAAGTAGCGTGGAAACGTGCAGTGCGAGGTGTCAGAGAAATGTGTGACGTGTGTGAGACCACGCTGTTCAACATCCACTGGGTGTGTCGCAAGTGTGGCTTTGGAGTGTGTCTGGACTGCTATCGGCTCCGTAGGAACAGGCCAAGGGAGG ATGTAGATGAAGGTCCCGAGGATGAGGTTTTCTCTTGGTTGAAGTGTGCCAAAGGCCAACCTCATGAGCCACAGAACCTTATGCCTACGCAGATTATACCTGGGACAG ctctttACAACATAGGTGACATGGTGCACTCAGCGAGAGGCAAGTGGGGTATTAAGGCCAATTGTCCCTGTACCAGTCGACACACCAAGCCTCTAGTACGCCCTAGTGCCCCCAATGGGATTTCACAG CAGTCTACAACAAGCAGTAGTGGCGTCCTCGCAGCTGCAGCTTCTGGTATTGGCACCACCCCAAAATCAGAGGGAGAAATATCATCGATCAAAACAGAAACTACACAAACAGCCGCGCCATCAGACAGTGGGGGAGGAGAAAGTGTGGGCAGTACCAGTAACTCCACCAGTAGTACATCCTCCCCCTGTAACCTCACACAGTCCTCTGCCAAAGAGCCACGCTCATCAGGAGAGGGCAACAGCTCTGCTCTGCACTGGTTGGCAGACTTGGCCACACAGAAAGCCAAGGATGACACCAAAG AATCTGGTTCACTTCGCTCCATGATGAGTCGAGACAGCCGGCCTCCCTTTGGCCTGGACTCACTCAGTGCCCTGTCAAAGCCTTCTGCCTCCAGCCCTAAGCTATTTAACAGCCTGTTACTGGGCTCCAGCATGGCCCAGTCCAAACCTGAAGGGTCCAGTCTCCGGGACCTGCTCAACTCCGGACCGGGCAAACTCCCTCAGGGGCCTGGAGAGAGTGGGGTACCGTTCCCCTCTGTCTTTACCTCAGCAGGC AGTGACAAGCTGAAGAGCAGCCTCCCAAACTTCCTGGATCACATCATCGCCTCGGTTGTAGAGACCAAGAAGGCAGAAGGccgtcggacaggggcctctgAGAGTGGCGAGCTTGGTGTGTTGGGGGGCCGAAAAGACGGAGTAATGGGCCTTAGTGTTTTGGAACCACATACCTCACACTCCTGGCTCTGTGACGGTCGACTCCTCTGCCTACAGGATCCCAGCAACAGCAACAATTGGAAGATCTTCAGAGAGTGCTGGAAGCAGGGACAA CCCGTGTTGGTGTCTGGGATACATAAACGCCTGAAAGGTGATTTGTGGCGGCCTGATGCTTTCAGTAGGGAGTTTGGAGACCAGGATGTAGACCTTGTCAACTGTAGAAACTGTGCCATCATCTCTGATGTGAAGGTGCGAGACTTCTGGGACGGCTTTGAGATCATCTCCA AGCGACTGCAAGATAATGAGGGCCAGCCCATGGTATTGAAATTAAAGGATTGGCCTCCAGGTGAAGACTTCAGGGACATGATGCCCACACG GTTTGACGATCTGATGGATAACCTCCCCTTGCCTGAGTACACAAAGAGAGATGGTCGTTTAAACCTTGCCGCCCGTTTGCCCAACTTTTTTGTGCGTCCTGACCTAGGACCTAAGATGTACAATGCCTATG GCTTAACCTCATCTGAAGACAGGAAGGTGGGAACCACTAATCTCCATCTGGATGTGTCTGATGCTGTCAATGTCATGGTCTATGTTGGCATCCCACAAGTAGAGGGAGACCCGGAGGAAG AGGCAGATATCGATGGACAAAAAG AGGTCATGACCACCATTGAAGAGGGCGATGTGGATGAAATGACGAAGAGGAGGGTGTACGAGGCAAAGGAGAAACCTGGAGCTCTCTGGCACATCTACGCTGCCAAGGATGCCGAGAAGATCAGAGAACTGCTCCGCAAG GTGGGAGAGGAGCAGGGTCAAGAGAACCCTCCAGACCACGACCCCATTCACGACCAGAGCTGGTACCTGGACCAGGTGCTCCGCCGCAGGCTCTATGAAGAATATGGCGTTCAGGGTTGGGCCATTGTACAGTTCTTAGGAGATGCCGTATTTATCCCTGCTGGAGCTCCACACCAG GTGCACAACCTGTACAGCTGTATCAAGGTGGCAGAGGACTTTGTGTCTCCTGAGCATGTAAAACACTGTTTCAGACTGACCCAGGAGTTCAGACACCTGTCCACTACACATACAAACCACGAAGACAAGCTACAG GTGAAGAACATCATCTATCATGCAGTGAAGGACGCTGTTGGAACACTGAAGGCCCATGAACCTAAACTAGCACGCCCTTAG
- the kdm3b gene encoding lysine-specific demethylase 3B isoform X3 → MGDSLELIGKRLLLLLEDGRSANGSEPEQAAWARDWLRGTVRAVSVIGLAASEVSGGEATTTTTTAAAAGLTVFVEFDNVLQRCSWVQVYDEGVKAVLVEDSIAWANQSDGTGTAGAPASATAWPALVFRSLVDRVGLGSLVPVEYFGNKNFEFLPDKKTVQRFEVDKDIRHPLLLEQPSLQAAISSWRTDFELQEIFRKGSYTIQGRRVRVYQPEFEECWATGLVSQHDPISHIMEITLDKGEENQMVDPRVIHVMLTEEELGKNGRRRKDSETMKGDSGRRRRTASEGEDDLNLKRFKGAGDTEADGQNCGDSNKTPVEGMGIWSGDSGERVSSTTKNGSSSEGTFPQGRVSSPNTTSSLQMDQLNATPPRYPAHVKENGRSLSTQGAADSTSAITHTPTPPPLKPAPSPFSPTSFPSLGQMPSLVPGAPAPKASPSPQPDREEASQSAYSKTAALVSPGPVTISWTHDSGPSVALSASVGFSPKAPTWGSHTEGSKTASGFRLPQTVPPASVFGEVTSQTNGAPTTTTTTTTTSQDTPRPFGFGFGGAKNETQFQPDQNLFFQCMTQNSGSSPSLAACHTQSKDTNYFTAVSESLTKEPLSLFKPATSTEGLKKPEQPKVPETHSTGNGVLNKSSSAFQGMGGSAAGRGSGLSIGGLAAASGAQNTSKKSSNNGTSVGGLGLQSGFNTSDSHQNLFLQASKEPANPFLAYGDKTSHTSFAGLTGAEPQTLGPASDCKPNLFTMAEPPKGILSSPFPALSATASPSSSSSPGPTSSQRSQSEETVTKEEQDVGEMPTSTSGCPMFGSTEPGGMEEVPVSFDRSQSQKFTLEERGQSSKRDSDSSSNSDLSDLSENEEGPEKGQIPGGTPHPAKDGAMLQKTKVQVAAKGRPRNKPFKVGQSVLKDQSKVRRLKQSGESFLQDGSCINVAPHLHKCRECRLERYRKYRATDEDSDDDDDPNVACRFFHFRRLAFTRKGILRVEGFLSPQQSDSMAMGLWLPAPAVQEGLDLDTSKYILANVGDQFCQLVMSEKEAMMMVEPHQKVAWKRAVRGVREMCDVCETTLFNIHWVCRKCGFGVCLDCYRLRRNRPREDVDEGPEDEVFSWLKCAKGQPHEPQNLMPTQIIPGTALYNIGDMVHSARGKWGIKANCPCTSRHTKPLVRPSAPNGISQQSTTSSSGVLAAAASGIGTTPKSEGEISSIKTETTQTAAPSDSGGGESVGSTSNSTSSTSSPCNLTQSSAKEPRSSGEGNSSALHWLADLATQKAKDDTKESGSLRSMMSRDSRPPFGLDSLSALSKPSASSPKLFNSLLLGSSMAQSKPEGSSLRDLLNSGPGKLPQGPGESGVPFPSVFTSAGSDKLKSSLPNFLDHIIASVVETKKAEGRRTGASESGELGVLGGRKDGVMGLSVLEPHTSHSWLCDGRLLCLQDPSNSNNWKIFRECWKQGQPVLVSGIHKRLKGDLWRPDAFSREFGDQDVDLVNCRNCAIISDVKVRDFWDGFEIISKRLQDNEGQPMVLKLKDWPPGEDFRDMMPTRFDDLMDNLPLPEYTKRDGRLNLAARLPNFFVRPDLGPKMYNAYGLTSSEDRKVGTTNLHLDVSDAVNVMVYVGIPQVEGDPEEEVMTTIEEGDVDEMTKRRVYEAKEKPGALWHIYAAKDAEKIRELLRKVGEEQGQENPPDHDPIHDQSWYLDQVLRRRLYEEYGVQGWAIVQFLGDAVFIPAGAPHQVHNLYSCIKVAEDFVSPEHVKHCFRLTQEFRHLSTTHTNHEDKLQVKNIIYHAVKDAVGTLKAHEPKLARP, encoded by the exons GTCTTCCGCTCCCTGGTGGACAGAGTGGGTTTAGGATCATTGGTTCCTGTTGAGTATTTTGGAAACAAGAATTTTGAGTTCCTGCCTGATAAGAAAACTGTCCAGAGATTTgag GTTGATAAAGACATAAGACACCCTTTGCTGTTGGAGCAGCCCTCCCTGCAGGCTGCCATCTCCAGCTGGCGTACTGACTTTGAACTGCAGGAGATCTTCAGGAAGG GTTCATACACTATTCAAGGACGCAGGGTTCGGGTGTACCAGCCGGAGTTTGAGGAGTGCTGGGCTACAGGACTGGTCTCACAGCACGATCCTATCTCGCACATAATGGAGATTACCTTAGATAAG GGAGAAGAAAACCAGATGGTAGATCCTCGTGTGATACATGTCAtgctgacagaggaggag CTGGGTAAGAATGGGCGGCGAAGGAAGGACAGTGAAACAATGAAGGGTGACAGTGGACGCAGACGTAGGACTGCCTCCGAAGGTGAGGATGACTTGAACTTGAAACGTTTTAAAGGAGCAGGAGATACGGAAGCTGATGGGCAAAACTGTGGCGATTCCAACAAAACTCCAGTGGAAGGGATGGGGATCTGGAGTGGAGACTCAGGAGAGAGAGTCAGCAGCACAACCAAAAACGGAAGCTCTTCAGAAGGAACCTTTCCTCAGGGCAGAGTGTCGTCCCCCAACACCACTTCCTCACTCCAGATGGACCAATTGAACGCTACTCCTCCTCGTTATCCCGCCCACGTCAAAGAAAATGGTCGCTCACTCTCCACACAAGGGGCAGCGGACTCCACCTCTGCCATTACTCACACAcccacccctcctcccctcAAACCAGCCCCCTCTCCCTTCTCCCCCACATCTTTCCCCTCACTAGGCCAGATGCCTAGCCTGGTCCCTGGAGCTCCAGCCCCCAAGGCCTCCCCATCCCCCCAGCCAGATCGAGAAGAGGCCTCCCAATCAGCTTATTCCAAAACAGCTGCTCTTGTTTCCCCGGGGCCTGTCACAATTTCCTGGACGCATGACAGCGGCCCTAGTGTGGCCCTTTCTGCTTCTGTGGGTTTTAGTCCTAAAGCCCCCACCTGGGGAAGCCACACTGAG GGCTCTAAAACGGCATCAGGTTTTCGTTTGCCCCAGACCGTGCCCCCTGCTTCTGTATTTGGAGAGGTTACTTCTCAGACCAATGGAGctcctactactactactacaacaacaacaacctcccAGGACACTCCCAGGCCCTTTGGCTTTGGCTTTGGTGGAGCAAAGAATGAGACTCAATTCCAGCCAGACCAAAACTTGTTTTTTCAGTGCATGACCCAGAATTCTGGGTCCAGCCCAAGCCTAGCTGCTTGTCATACCCAGTCCAAGGACACCAATTACTTCACCGCAGTGTCTGAGAGCCTGACTAAAGAGCCCCTAAGCCTTTTCAAGCCTGCAACCTCCACTGAAGGGCTGAAAAAGCCCGAGCAGCCCAAAGTGCCTGAGACCCATTCAACGGGAAATGGTGTGCTCAACAAATCGTCATCGGCCTTCCAGGGCATGGGTGGCTCTGCAGCAGGAAGAGGCTCTGGTCTAAGTATTGGTGGTCTGGCTGCAGCCTCTGGAGCTCAAAATACTTCTAAGAAGAGCAGTAATAATGGGACTTCTGTGGGGGGCTTAGGGCTGCAATCTGGATTTAATACTTCAGATAGCCACCAGAACCTTTTTCTGCAGGCCTCCAAAGAGCCCGCTAATCCATTTTTGGCATATGGGGACAAAACCTCCCACACCTCCTTTGCTGGCCTCACAGGGGCTGAGCCGCAGACTCTTGGTCCTGCCTCGGACTGCAAGCCAAACCTGTTCACTATGGCAGAGCCACCTAAGGGGATTCTGTCTTCCCCTTTCCCAGCCCTCTCAGCAACTGCTTCACCcagctcttcctcctctccaggACCAACTTCATCACAGAGGTCACAAAGTGAAGAGACTGTGACAAAGGAGGAGCAAGATGTTGGGGAGATGCCTACATCCACCTCAGGCTGCCCAATGTTTGGAAGCACTGAACCTGGTGGAATGGAGGAAGTCCCTGTGTCCTTTGACCGGAGCCAGTCTCAGAAGTTTACCCTGGAGGAAAGAGGCCAATCGTCCAAACGTGACTCTGACTCCAGCAGCAACAGTGACCTGTCAGACCTGAGTGAGAATGAGGAGGGCCCAGAGAAAGGCCAAATCCCAGGAGGAACACCACACCCTGCCAAGGATGGGGCCATGTTGCAGAAAACTAAAGTCCAAGTGGCTGCTAAGGGCCGTCCACGTAACAAGCCTTTCAAAG TGGGCCAGTCTGTACTAAAAGACCAGAGCAAAGTGCGTCGTCTAAAGCAGTCTGGTGAGTCTTTTCTCCAGGATGGCTCCTGCATCAATGTGGCCCCTCACTTACACAAATGCCGCGAGTGCCGTCTGGAGCGCTACCGTAAATATCGTGCTACAGACGAAGACAGTGATGATGACGACGACCCAAATGTGGCCTGTCGGTTCTTTCACTTCAGAAG ATTGGCTTTCACTCGCAAAGGTATACTGCGCGTGGAAGGCTTCCTGAGTCCTCAGCAGAGCGATTCCATGGCCATGGGTCTGTGGCTACCTGCACCAGCTGTCCAAGAGGGCCTTGACCTTGATACATCCAAGTACATCCTGGCCAATGTTGGAGACCAGTTCTGTCAGTTGGTCATGTCTGAGAAGGAGGCCATGATGATGGTGGAGCCTCACC AGAAAGTAGCGTGGAAACGTGCAGTGCGAGGTGTCAGAGAAATGTGTGACGTGTGTGAGACCACGCTGTTCAACATCCACTGGGTGTGTCGCAAGTGTGGCTTTGGAGTGTGTCTGGACTGCTATCGGCTCCGTAGGAACAGGCCAAGGGAGG ATGTAGATGAAGGTCCCGAGGATGAGGTTTTCTCTTGGTTGAAGTGTGCCAAAGGCCAACCTCATGAGCCACAGAACCTTATGCCTACGCAGATTATACCTGGGACAG ctctttACAACATAGGTGACATGGTGCACTCAGCGAGAGGCAAGTGGGGTATTAAGGCCAATTGTCCCTGTACCAGTCGACACACCAAGCCTCTAGTACGCCCTAGTGCCCCCAATGGGATTTCACAG CAGTCTACAACAAGCAGTAGTGGCGTCCTCGCAGCTGCAGCTTCTGGTATTGGCACCACCCCAAAATCAGAGGGAGAAATATCATCGATCAAAACAGAAACTACACAAACAGCCGCGCCATCAGACAGTGGGGGAGGAGAAAGTGTGGGCAGTACCAGTAACTCCACCAGTAGTACATCCTCCCCCTGTAACCTCACACAGTCCTCTGCCAAAGAGCCACGCTCATCAGGAGAGGGCAACAGCTCTGCTCTGCACTGGTTGGCAGACTTGGCCACACAGAAAGCCAAGGATGACACCAAAG AATCTGGTTCACTTCGCTCCATGATGAGTCGAGACAGCCGGCCTCCCTTTGGCCTGGACTCACTCAGTGCCCTGTCAAAGCCTTCTGCCTCCAGCCCTAAGCTATTTAACAGCCTGTTACTGGGCTCCAGCATGGCCCAGTCCAAACCTGAAGGGTCCAGTCTCCGGGACCTGCTCAACTCCGGACCGGGCAAACTCCCTCAGGGGCCTGGAGAGAGTGGGGTACCGTTCCCCTCTGTCTTTACCTCAGCAGGC AGTGACAAGCTGAAGAGCAGCCTCCCAAACTTCCTGGATCACATCATCGCCTCGGTTGTAGAGACCAAGAAGGCAGAAGGccgtcggacaggggcctctgAGAGTGGCGAGCTTGGTGTGTTGGGGGGCCGAAAAGACGGAGTAATGGGCCTTAGTGTTTTGGAACCACATACCTCACACTCCTGGCTCTGTGACGGTCGACTCCTCTGCCTACAGGATCCCAGCAACAGCAACAATTGGAAGATCTTCAGAGAGTGCTGGAAGCAGGGACAA CCCGTGTTGGTGTCTGGGATACATAAACGCCTGAAAGGTGATTTGTGGCGGCCTGATGCTTTCAGTAGGGAGTTTGGAGACCAGGATGTAGACCTTGTCAACTGTAGAAACTGTGCCATCATCTCTGATGTGAAGGTGCGAGACTTCTGGGACGGCTTTGAGATCATCTCCA AGCGACTGCAAGATAATGAGGGCCAGCCCATGGTATTGAAATTAAAGGATTGGCCTCCAGGTGAAGACTTCAGGGACATGATGCCCACACG GTTTGACGATCTGATGGATAACCTCCCCTTGCCTGAGTACACAAAGAGAGATGGTCGTTTAAACCTTGCCGCCCGTTTGCCCAACTTTTTTGTGCGTCCTGACCTAGGACCTAAGATGTACAATGCCTATG GCTTAACCTCATCTGAAGACAGGAAGGTGGGAACCACTAATCTCCATCTGGATGTGTCTGATGCTGTCAATGTCATGGTCTATGTTGGCATCCCACAAGTAGAGGGAGACCCGGAGGAAG AGGTCATGACCACCATTGAAGAGGGCGATGTGGATGAAATGACGAAGAGGAGGGTGTACGAGGCAAAGGAGAAACCTGGAGCTCTCTGGCACATCTACGCTGCCAAGGATGCCGAGAAGATCAGAGAACTGCTCCGCAAG GTGGGAGAGGAGCAGGGTCAAGAGAACCCTCCAGACCACGACCCCATTCACGACCAGAGCTGGTACCTGGACCAGGTGCTCCGCCGCAGGCTCTATGAAGAATATGGCGTTCAGGGTTGGGCCATTGTACAGTTCTTAGGAGATGCCGTATTTATCCCTGCTGGAGCTCCACACCAG GTGCACAACCTGTACAGCTGTATCAAGGTGGCAGAGGACTTTGTGTCTCCTGAGCATGTAAAACACTGTTTCAGACTGACCCAGGAGTTCAGACACCTGTCCACTACACATACAAACCACGAAGACAAGCTACAG GTGAAGAACATCATCTATCATGCAGTGAAGGACGCTGTTGGAACACTGAAGGCCCATGAACCTAAACTAGCACGCCCTTAG